The Isorropodon fossajaponicum endosymbiont JTNG4 genome segment ATAACTGTCTTTTTCTGGCAAGAACATCGTCACACCTAATGCTCTACCTCTTGGAATGATGCTTACTTTATACACAGGGTCATGCTCAGGCACTAACCGACCTACAATGGCGTGACCTGCCTCATGATAGGCAGTCATTTCTTTTTCGGCTTCATCCATGGCCATAGATTTACGCTCAGAACCCATCATAATTTTATCTTTGGCTTTTTCAAACTCTTGCATGCCAACCAATTTTTTGTCCTTACCTGCTGCAATTAACGCAGCCTCATTAGTTAAATTGGCAAGGTCTGCACCAGAAAACCCCGGTGTGCCTTTAGCAATATTGATTGATTTAACATTTTTTGCAATGGGTAATTTACGCATGTGGATTTTTAAAATTGCATCACGACCATTAATATCAGGCAAGCCTACCATTACTTGACGATCAAAACGACCTGGTCTAAGTAGAGCGGGATCTAATACGTCTGGTCTGTTGGTTGCAGCAATGACAATAACACCTTCTGAGCCTTCAAAGCCATCCATTTCAACCAACATTTGGTTTAGTGTTTGCTCACGCTCATCATGACCACCACCCATACCAGCACCACGTTGGCGACCAACAGCGTCAATTTCATCAATAAAAATAATGCAGGGTGCATTTTTCTTTGCTTGTTCAAACATATCACGTACACGTGATGCACCAACACCGACAAACATTTCTACAAAATCAGAGCCTGAGATAAAGAAAAACGGCACGTCGGCTTCGCCCGCAATTGCTTTGGCTAACAAAGTTTTTCCCGTACCTGGAGGACCTATTAAAAGCACCCCTTTGGGGATTTTTCCACCTACTTTAGTAAACTTGCCGGGATTAGATAAAAAATCCACCAATTCACTCACATCGTCTTTAGCCTCATCAACACCTGCCACATCATCAAAAGTAGTGTCAGATTCATCCTTAGTAATCAGGCGTGCTTTAGATTTACCAAAACTCATTGGATTTTTTCCGCCCATTGCACCACCAACACCCTTCATGGTGTAAAGAACAACACCAATTAATAATAAAATTGGCGCTAAAGAAATGATTAATTGCTTGAAAAATCCGTCTTTTTCAGGCGGTTTAGCAACCACATTAACGCCGTTGTTCAATAAATCGCCCATCAGACCTAAATCACCTGGGCTATAAGTTGAAAATTGCTCACCGCCAGCACCCACACCAGTAATATTGCTACCAGCAATCGTTACTTGGGATACATCGCCTTGCTTGACGCTTTGAATAAACTGAGAATAAGTAATGTCGTTTTTTTGATCGCCCACTTGGAACTGACTAAAAATCGAAGTAAGGATACTGCCTAAAACCAACCAAAGTAACAAATTTTTAAACATAATGTAAAAAATATTGAAAAAAAATAAGAGGATAACTATACCCTATTGTGCACCTATATATGGTCTGATGGCGTTTTTTCAAGGTTTATCTACAAATAAATTAAAATTCTGTCATAATTCTTAATTTAATTAAATAGATACTTTTGAATCATGTCAAAAATCAACTTATTAGTCGCTACTATCATCATAACACTCCTTAGTTCTTGTGGGTTTCATGCGTCGTATAAAAACTCAGCAATAAACGCCTCTATTACCAGTAGCCGTCATAATGCCTTTGCTGATGAATTGCAAAAGCGCTTTAATCAAAACATACCTAAAACTCTAGCCGTTCAGGTGGGTGCTGAAAATCAAAATCAACGCACGGCTTCATACAATACTTCAAGTAATGAAGCTAGTAGCTACACACTAAGTCTAAGCGTGCCTATTAAGGTCTTCAATCAGCACAACAAACTATTACTATCCCAAACATTCAGTGCTAATACATACCTGAGTAAGATGGACGTATCCCAAGCAGATAGACTACAAATTGAAGAGGGTTACCAGCAATTGCGCCATTTAATAATCAGGCAGCTGTTAAGAAAATTATCCAAACTTAATGAAAATTAAACCGCAGCAACTCAACACTCAATTAGCCAATAAACTTAATGCTATTTATTTTGTTTTTGGTGCCGAAATATTACTCATTGAGCAAAGTCTAACGCAAATAAACAAAACAGCAAAACAAGCTGGATTTGACGAAAAAGTAAGCTTTGAAATTGATGCTAATTTTGATTGGAATCAAATCTTTGGAGAAATCTCAGCTGCCTCGCTTTTTTCACCAAAACGCATTATTAAATGCCGGTTAGAAACAGGGAAAATCGGCATTAAAGGCGCCAAGGCATTGGCTGAAATTGCCAGTACCCTGCCTAATGATATTTTATTGATTGTTTCCACTGGCAAACTGGACATGGCACAGCAAAAGAGCAAATGGTTTAAAACACTAGAACAATTTGGCAGTGTTGTCCAACATTTTGAAGTGCAAAGTAATCATTTGGTTGGCTGGATTGCAAATCACATGGCAGAATTAGGGCTTGAAGCTAATACAGAAATTGCACAAAGTATTGCTTTTTGCACAGAAGGCAATTTGACCGCTTCTATGCAAGAAATTCAAAAACTAAAAATAGCCTATCCAAATGGCAAAATCAACACACAAGAATATCTTGAACAAGCCAATCAGCAATCTAAATACACCGTTTATGGCCTGATTGATGCCGCTTTATTTGGCAATAGTAATCAGGTTAATAAAATTTATCAAACCTTAGTCTCTGATACGGCTATGCCAATTCAACTGAGTAGTTCCTTGTATCGAGAAATTAAATCAGTCATCGAAATGTCAGTTGAACTTAGACAGGTGAAAGACATTAATACAGTCTTGCAAAATCATCGAGTTTGGAACAAAAGAAAACCCGTTATTACTAGTGTATTAAAACGTCACCCTTATCAGCGTTTACAAAAATTATTATTATCACTAGGGCGTATTGACCGCTCAATTAAAGGTATGGATAGTCTTAATGTCATTGATGAATTACACACATTATTACTAAGTTTGGCTGGGAAAACACAATGGACTCAATAAAAAATTTAATCACCACACTGGGTGAAAATGCAAAAAATGCCGCAAAAACATTGCGCAGTGCTACAACGGTAGCTAAAAATAGCGCACTAATCAATATTGCTAGTCAAATTGACCAAAACAGAGCAAACATACTTAAAGCTAACAAGCAAGACCTTACCAATGGCAAAGATAAAGGGCTGGAAATGACGCTACTTGATAGGCTTATGCTTAATAATGAGCGTCTTAATGGCATTATTAAAAGTCTGAATCAAATTGTCAACCTGCCAGACCCTATTGGTGAAATTACAGATTTAAAATACCAGCCAAGTGGTATTCAAGTGGGTAAGATGCGCGTACCACTCGGTGTGTTGGGGATTATTTATGAATCCCGTCCTAATGTCACTATTGATGCTGCGGCACTTTGCTTGAAATCAGGCAATAGTGTTATTCTACGTGGTGGGTCAGAAGCTATTCACTCCAATCATGCGCTTTATACCTGTGTCAAACAAGGCATAACACAAGCAGGCCTTAATGAAAATTGCGTACAACTCATTGACACTCAAGATCGTGAAGCTGTTATTGAGTTGGTCAAAGCAAGTGATTATGTTGATGCTATTATTCCTAGAGGCGGTAAAGGCTTGGTTGAAGCCATCAATAACAGTGCCAAAGTGTCTGTTATCAAACATTTAGATGGCATTTGCCACACTTACATTGATAAAGATGCCGACACACAAAAAGCCATCAGCATTGCCTTTAATGCCAAAACGCGCCGTTATGGTGTGTGTAATGCTACTGAAACTTTGCTAATTCACAGCTCGGCAGTAGGCAGAATATTGCCCGAACTGATTGCGCAATACTTGGCAAAAGGAGTGGAATTACGCGGTTGTGAAGAGACTATAAAGCTGTCAAATAAAATCATTGCAGCCACTGAAAAAGACTGGAATACAGAATATTTAGATGCAATTTTATCCATTCGTATTGTCAATTCAATGAGTGAGGCCATTAAACATATTGATAAGCATGGTTCAGGTCATACTGAATCAATCGTAAGTGAAAACTACACTCGTTCACGCCGTTTTATTACCGAAGTAGACTCTGCCTCAGTCATGATTAATGCCTCCACTGGCTTTGCCGATGGCTTTGAATATGGCCTAGGCGCAGAAATCGGCATCAGCACTGACAAATTCCACGTGCGTGGCCCTGTTGGCTTGGAAGGATTAACCTCACAAAAATTTATCGTCCTAGGTGACGGACACATCAGACAATAAAAAAATATGGACATAGAACAAGCACTGGCTATTTTTGCGCGTGGCGCTGATGAGATATTGCCACTTGATGAACTCAAGAAAAAACTTAAAAAAGACAAGCCACTACGCATCAAAGCAGGTTTTGATCCAACCACGCCTGATTTACATTTAGGGCACACAATTTTAATCAGTAAACTCAAGCAATTACAAGATTTTGGGCATGAAATATTGTTTTTAATTGGCGATTTCACTGCCATGATTGGCGACCCAACAGGCAAGAGTAAAACCCGTCCGCCACTCTCACGGGAACAAATTCAAGAAAACGCCAAAAGCTACACCAAACAAGTATTCAAGATCTTAGATAAAGACAAAACCACAGTCGTGTTTAACTCGCAGTGGATGGATAAAATGACATCAATGGAATTTATCCAACTCGCCAGTAAACAAACGGTCGCTAGAATGTTAGAACGCGATGATTTTTCCAAACGCTACAAATCAGGGCAAGCTATCTCTACCCACGAATTTTTATACCCTTTGGTTCAAGGCAATGATTCTGTTGAATTAAAAAGCGATGTAGAAATCGGTGGTACGGATCAAAAATTTAACTTATTAGTGGGCAGAGAACTACAAAAACAAGCAGGACAAGGGCAACAAGTTATCCTCACCATGCCGATTTTAGAAGGCTTGGACGGCGTGCAAAAAATGTCAAAATCCTTAGACAACTACATCGGTATTGATGATGCACCTGATGAGATGTTTGGTAAAATTATGTCAATTTCTGATGAGTTAATGTGGCGTTATTTTGAGCTACTAAGTTTCCAAAGTTTAGAGACGATTGCTGATTTAAAACAAGCAATGGCTCAGGGTAAAAACCCAAGAGATATTAAATTTATCCTAGCTGATGAGATCATCACCCGCTTTCATAATATTGATGCCGCCAAACAAGCGCAGCAAAATTTTATTGATCGCTTTAGTAAAAATCAAATGCCTGATGACATGGATGAATTCAGCTTTAAAGCTGGCATAAAAATTGCTAATTTACTCAAAGATGCTGGACTTTGTCCTAGCACCTCAAACGCCTATCAAATGATTAAACAAGGTGGCGCTAAAATCAATGGCGAAAAAATCACAAACAAAAACCTTGAACCAGAGGTTGGTACAAACGTTTATCAAGTAGGCAAACGCAAATTCGCAAGAGTGACAATTCAATAAAAAAGTGTTATAATACCCATCCTGGGGATGACATGGCCTCGACGAGGAGTTGGATTTCAAGGACGC includes the following:
- the ftsH gene encoding ATP-dependent zinc metalloprotease FtsH; protein product: MFKNLLLWLVLGSILTSIFSQFQVGDQKNDITYSQFIQSVKQGDVSQVTIAGSNITGVGAGGEQFSTYSPGDLGLMGDLLNNGVNVVAKPPEKDGFFKQLIISLAPILLLIGVVLYTMKGVGGAMGGKNPMSFGKSKARLITKDESDTTFDDVAGVDEAKDDVSELVDFLSNPGKFTKVGGKIPKGVLLIGPPGTGKTLLAKAIAGEADVPFFFISGSDFVEMFVGVGASRVRDMFEQAKKNAPCIIFIDEIDAVGRQRGAGMGGGHDEREQTLNQMLVEMDGFEGSEGVIVIAATNRPDVLDPALLRPGRFDRQVMVGLPDINGRDAILKIHMRKLPIAKNVKSINIAKGTPGFSGADLANLTNEAALIAAGKDKKLVGMQEFEKAKDKIMMGSERKSMAMDEAEKEMTAYHEAGHAIVGRLVPEHDPVYKVSIIPRGRALGVTMFLPEKDSYSISKRKLNSQVASLFGGRIAEELIYGADSVTTGASNDIERATEIAHKMVKQWGMSETLGPLAYGEEEGEVFLGRQVTKHKHISEDTFKTIDVEIRKIIDSNYQMASKILKDNKDILIEMSKALMEFETIDKEQIADLMNRKPIRESAVIVDSDVASTELGSGIELDNGNKDSDEKPLSGSSTEQVA
- the lptE gene encoding LPS assembly lipoprotein LptE → MSKINLLVATIIITLLSSCGFHASYKNSAINASITSSRHNAFADELQKRFNQNIPKTLAVQVGAENQNQRTASYNTSSNEASSYTLSLSVPIKVFNQHNKLLLSQTFSANTYLSKMDVSQADRLQIEEGYQQLRHLIIRQLLRKLSKLNEN
- the holA gene encoding DNA polymerase III subunit delta; translated protein: MKIKPQQLNTQLANKLNAIYFVFGAEILLIEQSLTQINKTAKQAGFDEKVSFEIDANFDWNQIFGEISAASLFSPKRIIKCRLETGKIGIKGAKALAEIASTLPNDILLIVSTGKLDMAQQKSKWFKTLEQFGSVVQHFEVQSNHLVGWIANHMAELGLEANTEIAQSIAFCTEGNLTASMQEIQKLKIAYPNGKINTQEYLEQANQQSKYTVYGLIDAALFGNSNQVNKIYQTLVSDTAMPIQLSSSLYREIKSVIEMSVELRQVKDINTVLQNHRVWNKRKPVITSVLKRHPYQRLQKLLLSLGRIDRSIKGMDSLNVIDELHTLLLSLAGKTQWTQ
- a CDS encoding glutamate-5-semialdehyde dehydrogenase; amino-acid sequence: MDSIKNLITTLGENAKNAAKTLRSATTVAKNSALINIASQIDQNRANILKANKQDLTNGKDKGLEMTLLDRLMLNNERLNGIIKSLNQIVNLPDPIGEITDLKYQPSGIQVGKMRVPLGVLGIIYESRPNVTIDAAALCLKSGNSVILRGGSEAIHSNHALYTCVKQGITQAGLNENCVQLIDTQDREAVIELVKASDYVDAIIPRGGKGLVEAINNSAKVSVIKHLDGICHTYIDKDADTQKAISIAFNAKTRRYGVCNATETLLIHSSAVGRILPELIAQYLAKGVELRGCEETIKLSNKIIAATEKDWNTEYLDAILSIRIVNSMSEAIKHIDKHGSGHTESIVSENYTRSRRFITEVDSASVMINASTGFADGFEYGLGAEIGISTDKFHVRGPVGLEGLTSQKFIVLGDGHIRQ
- the tyrS gene encoding tyrosine--tRNA ligase, which produces MDIEQALAIFARGADEILPLDELKKKLKKDKPLRIKAGFDPTTPDLHLGHTILISKLKQLQDFGHEILFLIGDFTAMIGDPTGKSKTRPPLSREQIQENAKSYTKQVFKILDKDKTTVVFNSQWMDKMTSMEFIQLASKQTVARMLERDDFSKRYKSGQAISTHEFLYPLVQGNDSVELKSDVEIGGTDQKFNLLVGRELQKQAGQGQQVILTMPILEGLDGVQKMSKSLDNYIGIDDAPDEMFGKIMSISDELMWRYFELLSFQSLETIADLKQAMAQGKNPRDIKFILADEIITRFHNIDAAKQAQQNFIDRFSKNQMPDDMDEFSFKAGIKIANLLKDAGLCPSTSNAYQMIKQGGAKINGEKITNKNLEPEVGTNVYQVGKRKFARVTIQ